One part of the Bdellovibrio sp. KM01 genome encodes these proteins:
- a CDS encoding histidine phosphatase family protein codes for MRKTIYLFRHGQTDWNLVRRLQGHSDIPLNEEGRRQAQCLQSFFSENPVEIMASSDLSRAQQTAAIANETLNAPTFFSENFREVFLGDAEGMSQDEILEKHGEDNWKRWTSHETKHFDFTYLNGESGVEAVERFKKGLLDFCEGEDFTVAGLCTHGLMLKRFLHSLRPDLQEPLPIPNCVVYRIEWSPEAGFEFKL; via the coding sequence ATGAGAAAAACGATTTATCTTTTCAGACACGGACAAACTGACTGGAATCTGGTGCGCAGACTCCAAGGACATTCCGATATTCCTTTGAATGAGGAAGGCCGCAGGCAGGCACAATGCCTGCAAAGTTTTTTCAGCGAAAACCCGGTTGAAATCATGGCAAGCAGTGATCTTTCCCGCGCACAGCAGACAGCTGCTATTGCCAATGAAACCCTCAATGCGCCCACATTTTTCTCTGAAAATTTCCGCGAAGTATTTCTAGGAGATGCTGAAGGTATGTCTCAAGATGAAATCCTAGAGAAACACGGCGAAGACAACTGGAAACGATGGACCTCTCATGAAACCAAACATTTTGATTTTACGTATCTAAACGGGGAGTCAGGTGTTGAAGCTGTTGAGCGATTTAAAAAGGGCTTATTAGATTTCTGTGAAGGCGAAGACTTCACTGTTGCCGGTCTTTGCACTCATGGATTGATGCTGAAAAGATTTTTGCACTCGCTTCGTCCTGATTTACAAGAGCCCCTGCCGATTCCAAACTGTGTCGTTTACAGAATCGAATGGAGCCCGGAAGCAGGCTTCGAATTTAAACTTTAA
- a CDS encoding fatty acid cis/trans isomerase: protein MLFLLLVFTMAEDTGEIGTMQFFKTLVMMLFTTLGFCFYTGALAAETLSEDLFTHKIQPLFDNRCLACHSCFNAPCQLNLQNFDGFARGANKFNVYDGTRSKSVEPSRIWIDAKSTKEWRAKGFFTVHNSIEPEKNIFFQVLNLRAINTSSVKAQVHESQVCAANSEELNAMKSAQPQLGMPYGLPALHEGELETIKAWISKGAPGPSMDADKKAHSIPTKLQPQVEIWEKYFNQNELKQKLVSRYLFEHLFLAHIYFPEEPRTFLRLIRSKNPCNKPDEIATRRPNDDPGVKKFYYCFVKFPGTIVSKTHLPYELSHQKLARFKELFDQKWDVQTLPSYESGVAENPFVAFQDIPVKLRYQFLLDDAQYHVATFIKGPVCNGTMAVNSIQEQFYTFFLNPDSDNMVLSRDYEKQAAPLLALPGKFGSDVEFTSAPIDLKRITDYREAYRLLRSKELIKNRPDGYTLNDIWNGDEKNNNAALTIFRHDQNAVVMKGAVGDLSKTVFVLDYPLFERLVYNLVVNFDVFGNLGHQLLTRVYMDMIRMEAEELFLRFLPPEERLQYRRTWYQGILTSAKMEYIFPPVGAGEPTGVRFTKGTQTKRQMVEKILFYRMNEKVRGEIDDINWKKVTPPASSGLKVNATGLNKEFRKISSIAAESSSPFARYFPDVAFVMVKGKDQTRVFSLIHNKEHENVSWITAESLRMSPKEDTLTVREGYWAYYPNMIFQVPEKELPAFTSFITRIKNEQGYEALVDKWGVRRQNPHFWSAYDELQKVYLDYDRINAGYIDLTRYSL from the coding sequence ATGCTATTCCTCTTACTTGTGTTTACTATGGCAGAGGATACAGGGGAGATCGGCACGATGCAATTCTTTAAGACATTAGTTATGATGCTGTTTACGACGCTGGGCTTCTGCTTTTACACTGGGGCATTGGCCGCAGAGACGCTTTCTGAAGACCTTTTCACTCACAAAATTCAGCCCCTTTTTGACAATCGCTGCCTGGCTTGTCACAGCTGTTTCAATGCCCCTTGTCAGCTGAATCTTCAAAACTTTGATGGCTTTGCCCGGGGAGCAAATAAATTCAACGTCTATGATGGCACTCGCAGTAAGAGCGTTGAGCCCTCGCGCATCTGGATCGATGCAAAATCCACCAAAGAGTGGCGTGCGAAGGGGTTTTTCACGGTTCATAATTCCATCGAACCTGAGAAAAATATCTTTTTTCAAGTGCTGAATTTGCGAGCAATTAATACGTCTTCTGTTAAAGCGCAGGTGCATGAGAGCCAAGTCTGCGCAGCCAACAGCGAAGAGTTAAATGCCATGAAATCGGCCCAACCGCAGCTGGGGATGCCTTATGGTCTGCCGGCTTTGCACGAAGGGGAGCTTGAAACTATCAAAGCTTGGATTTCCAAAGGGGCCCCGGGGCCAAGTATGGATGCGGATAAAAAAGCCCATTCCATTCCTACGAAACTGCAGCCTCAGGTGGAAATTTGGGAAAAGTATTTCAATCAAAATGAACTGAAGCAAAAACTGGTCAGTCGTTATCTTTTCGAACATCTTTTCTTGGCCCACATTTACTTTCCAGAGGAACCGCGAACATTTTTACGCCTGATTCGTTCTAAAAATCCGTGTAATAAACCCGACGAAATTGCCACGCGCAGACCCAATGACGATCCGGGCGTTAAAAAATTTTATTACTGTTTCGTGAAATTTCCGGGCACGATCGTTTCAAAAACGCATTTACCTTACGAATTATCCCACCAAAAGCTGGCGCGCTTTAAAGAGCTATTTGATCAAAAGTGGGATGTGCAAACCTTGCCGTCCTATGAATCCGGAGTGGCGGAAAATCCTTTCGTCGCCTTTCAAGATATTCCTGTGAAGCTTCGTTATCAGTTTTTACTTGACGATGCTCAATACCACGTTGCGACCTTTATTAAAGGGCCTGTATGTAATGGCACCATGGCTGTTAATTCCATTCAAGAGCAGTTCTATACGTTTTTCTTAAATCCTGATTCTGACAATATGGTTCTTTCCAGGGACTATGAAAAGCAAGCCGCCCCTCTGTTGGCACTCCCTGGAAAATTTGGCTCTGATGTGGAGTTTACGTCGGCGCCAATAGACTTAAAACGTATCACTGATTATCGTGAGGCCTATCGACTGCTTCGCAGTAAAGAGCTTATTAAAAATCGTCCAGACGGTTATACCCTGAATGATATCTGGAATGGTGATGAGAAAAATAATAACGCCGCATTGACTATTTTCCGTCATGACCAAAATGCCGTGGTGATGAAGGGGGCGGTTGGTGATCTTTCAAAAACTGTTTTCGTTCTGGATTATCCACTTTTTGAAAGATTGGTTTATAACCTGGTCGTGAATTTTGATGTTTTCGGAAATCTCGGGCACCAGCTTCTGACTCGAGTATACATGGATATGATTCGAATGGAGGCCGAAGAGTTGTTCTTAAGATTTTTACCTCCCGAAGAGCGACTTCAATACCGTCGCACCTGGTATCAAGGAATTTTGACTAGCGCAAAAATGGAATATATTTTTCCTCCGGTAGGGGCTGGGGAGCCCACGGGAGTTCGCTTCACCAAGGGCACGCAAACCAAGCGGCAAATGGTTGAAAAAATACTTTTTTATCGTATGAATGAAAAAGTGCGAGGTGAGATTGATGACATTAACTGGAAGAAAGTCACTCCGCCAGCAAGTTCAGGTCTTAAAGTAAATGCCACGGGACTCAACAAAGAATTCCGGAAAATATCTTCCATCGCTGCAGAAAGCAGCTCTCCCTTTGCGCGCTATTTTCCTGATGTGGCCTTTGTGATGGTTAAAGGAAAAGACCAAACTCGAGTCTTTTCACTCATTCATAATAAAGAGCATGAAAATGTCTCTTGGATCACAGCCGAGTCCTTACGCATGTCTCCGAAAGAAGATACTCTCACTGTGCGAGAGGGTTACTGGGCTTATTATCCGAATATGATTTTCCAAGTGCCAGAAAAGGAATTGCCGGCATTTACATCTTTCATCACGCGTATAAAAAATGAACAAGGCTATGAAGCCCTGGTAGACAAGTGGGGAGTGCGTCGACAAAATCCTCATTTCTGGAGTGCCTACGATGAACTACAAAAAGTGTATCTGGATTACGACAGAATAAACGCCGGCTACATCGACCTAACCCGCTACTCCCTCTAG
- a CDS encoding EI24 domain-containing protein has translation MHKIIKTFRQSFESLFSSRLLLLTFLPPILAVIAVFAVFFFFWGSWTVGLEGFLQGLWPFQWIHNFTGAEGYIDAIAAILLVLLFVPACFLSALILVSIFVLPLALKWIAEKDFPHLEKKRGGTFIGSLWNTLYATALFIFWFTVTLPLWLLPMGPVLVPLSLTSWLNKRVFLYDVLQDYASEEERQLIEEKEGKALFGMGLILGFCAYIPFALFFIPVFAAICYTYYALNALTVLRSKKT, from the coding sequence ATGCACAAGATAATCAAAACTTTCAGACAGTCTTTTGAATCCTTGTTTAGCTCCCGCCTTTTGCTTCTGACATTCTTACCTCCCATTCTTGCCGTCATCGCGGTTTTTGCTGTTTTCTTTTTTTTCTGGGGCAGTTGGACAGTGGGGCTTGAAGGTTTCTTACAGGGATTGTGGCCCTTTCAATGGATTCATAATTTCACGGGGGCAGAGGGTTACATTGATGCGATTGCGGCAATTTTGTTAGTGCTGCTTTTTGTACCTGCGTGCTTTTTGTCGGCTCTTATTCTCGTTTCGATTTTTGTCTTACCACTGGCTTTAAAATGGATTGCTGAAAAAGATTTCCCTCACCTTGAGAAAAAACGTGGTGGCACTTTTATTGGAAGTCTTTGGAATACTCTGTATGCGACGGCTTTATTTATTTTTTGGTTCACAGTGACTTTGCCGCTGTGGTTGCTGCCTATGGGGCCGGTCCTGGTGCCGTTAAGTCTGACTTCCTGGCTCAACAAAAGGGTCTTTTTGTACGACGTTTTACAGGATTATGCGAGCGAGGAAGAACGCCAGTTGATTGAGGAAAAAGAGGGAAAAGCTCTTTTTGGCATGGGCCTGATCCTGGGGTTTTGCGCCTATATTCCGTTTGCTTTGTTCTTTATTCCCGTCTTCGCAGCCATCTGCTACACCTATTACGCATTAAACGCACTTACAGTGCTGAGATCTAAGAAAACCTAA
- a CDS encoding Fur family transcriptional regulator, translating to MWTQISYLGPVNKCSQERKNIDIDTLEERVRKAGMKLTQQRSQMLKILLHHPEPISADEIFKKLGGKDAGVDLVTIYRILKKFEETLLVSRLEFGDGVARFELTLESGHHHHHVICRNCQRVEPLHICDLDQHIQMVEKMGYKQVSHRLDFFGLCSKCQ from the coding sequence TTGTGGACACAAATCAGCTATCTTGGCCCGGTGAATAAATGCAGTCAGGAACGTAAAAATATCGATATCGATACTCTTGAAGAAAGAGTGCGCAAAGCGGGCATGAAACTGACCCAGCAACGCAGTCAGATGCTTAAAATTCTTTTGCATCATCCTGAACCTATTTCTGCGGACGAGATCTTTAAAAAACTGGGCGGCAAAGACGCCGGTGTAGATCTGGTTACAATTTATCGCATTCTAAAAAAATTCGAAGAGACTTTGCTCGTTTCACGTTTGGAGTTTGGCGACGGCGTGGCTCGTTTTGAGCTGACACTGGAATCGGGCCATCATCATCATCACGTGATTTGCCGTAACTGCCAGCGCGTGGAACCTTTGCATATCTGCGATTTGGATCAGCACATCCAAATGGTGGAGAAAATGGGTTACAAACAAGTCTCTCACCGCTTGGATTTTTTCGGGCTGTGTTCTAAGTGCCAGTAG